Proteins encoded together in one Ciona intestinalis chromosome 3, KH, whole genome shotgun sequence window:
- the zf(cchc)-8 gene encoding uncharacterized protein zf(cchc)-8 isoform X2, which translates to MEGRLLRPKELSVDPTSPDAATIFKYWLRTVKDFITTLEESQTSGQTAVNKKRIIISCLSPTIYPYVEECETYGDIIEILSRTFIRRKNNIYARHLLVSRRQVVGETIAEYLQQLKMLAKECVFTDVTKEKYRDELTRDAFINGLNSTAIRQRLLEVDELDLRKAHELADSLDRAQHYATMNVASTSTTPPFTASLSQTSRIGEDLEVGPLAQATAVTRPDRFTSRRPCPFCGEPDHKRTVCPARYSTCFKCGKRGHFSKVCRAYDRGRVSTITQAGSNPTKTFGRTKATLSFLGRKYVDVTFDIIEGLCADVILGQDFLKMHSEVTFKLGGDADKLIIPYVPMEIAALSAAKVSPPRLFEFMDRHAQPYASRSRQYSREDQAFIRSEVQRLIASDIIEASRSPWRAQVLVVKESTKKKRMVIDYSQTVNRYTQLDAYPLPKIEQIVNSVAADTFYSSLDLRSAYHQVPLLYHERPYTAFEADGCLYQYKRLPFGVTNGVSAFQRVIDRFIARHQLKKVYAYLDDITVTGSTLQEHDKNLNALLHAAQQDNLTFNEDKSKFRVTTLDLLGYRISFGNIRPDPHRLQPLLQLPPPKSSKELKRIVGMFAYYARWIPQYSKSAGPLLQCQSFPLTAEALRSFNELKSNLVKASLGAIQDDLPFEVESDASDYAIAAILSQNGRPVAFMSRTLNSTERHYPAVEKEATAIVEAVRKWSHFLKGRSFSLITDQRSVAFMFDQKNRGKIKNSKLLMWRLELSQYDYKIRHKPGISNVAPDTFSRVCSHVNSRQDLCLLHRSLGHPGFARFYHFIKGRNLPFTSEETKQVCRSCQTCAEVKPRFYKPQEGTLVKSIQPWERLSIDFKGPVRGRNPYLLIVVDEYSRYPFVFPCKSLSSTVVIECLSQLFCLFGFPAYIHSDRGASFVSKETKEFLFKRNIATSTSTPYHPKGNSQCERINQTIWRTIKLMLHDQSHREDQWEDVLPEALHAVRSLLCTSTNCTPHERLFTFSRRSMTGTSMPTWLLSPGQVLLRRYVRSKGDPLCDQVELLNANNSYANIRHNDGRESTVSTSDLAPCPSPTHNNSNQETTGVSTSDLAPCPSPTHNNSNQETTGDFQEPLNDSCRSVEDSDQPPIRRSTRTRKPPVRYGDWAS; encoded by the exons atGGAAGGCAGGTTACTGCGCCCAAAAGAACTATCAGTAGATCCTACTTCGCCTGATGCCGCTACGATATTCAAATACTGGTTACGAACAGTAAAAGACTTTATTACGACTCTTGAAGAATCTCAAACTAGCGGACAGACTGCggttaacaaaaaaagaatcaTTATCAGTTGCCTTTCCCCAACAATCTACCCATATGTAGAAGAATGTGAAACGTACGGCGATATCATTGAGATCCTCAGCAGAACATTTATAAGAAGaaagaataatatatatgcCAGACATTTGCTCGTTAGCAGACGACAAGTTGTTGGTGAAACGATCGCTGAATATTTACAGCAATTGAAGATGCTGGCGAAAGAATGTGTGTTCACCGACGTCACGAAAGAAAAATACCGAGATGAACTAACTAGAGATGCTTTCATAAATGGACTAAATTCGACGGCAATACGTCAACGGTTACTCGAGGTGGACGAACTAGATTTACGAAAGGCACATGAGCTCGCTGATAGTCTTGACAGAGCGCAACACTACGCTACTATGAATGTGGCCTCTACCTCAACAACGCCACCGTTCACTGCCTCCTTGTCGCAAACTTCAAGAATTGGAGAAGATCTCGAAGTAGGTCCACTTGCCCAAGCAACCGCAGTAACTCGTCCTGATAGATTTACTTCGAGGAGGCCATGTCCTTTTTGTGGAGAACCGGACCATAAACGTACCGTATGTCCCGCTCGGTATTCTACTTGTTTTAAGTGCGGGAAGCGAGGCCATTTTTCCAAGGTATGCCGAGCTTATGACCGAGGTCGGGTTTCAACAATAACTCAAG CAGGGAGTAATCCCACTAAAACTTTCGGGAGAACCAAAGCCACTCTATCATTTCTTGGAAGAAAATACGTCGACGTCACATTCGATATTATTGAAGGCTTATGCGCCGACGTCATCCTTGGTCAAGATTTTCTGAAAATGCACTcagaagttacattcaaactGGGAGGCGATGCTGATAAACTAATCATTCCTTATGTGCCAATGGAGATCGCCGCTCTTTCGGCTGCAAAGGTAAGCCCTCCACGTTTGTTTGAATTTATGGACCGTCACGCTCAACCCTACGCATCTCGCTCACGGCAATACAGTCGAGAGGATCAGGCATTTATTCGATCTGAGGTACAACGGTTGATTGCTTCGGATATTATTGAAGCCTCTAGGTCCCCTTGGCGGGCACAGGTACTGGTGGTAAAAGAAAGTACAAAGAAAAAGCGAATGGTAATTGATTACTCACAAACTGTAAACCGATACACACAGTTAGATGCGTATCCTCTCCCTAAAATAGAACAAATAGTTAACAGCGTTGCGGCTGATACTTTCTATAGTTCGTTGGACCTCCGTTCTGCCTATCACCAGGTCCCTCTTTTATATCATGAAAGACCATATACTGCATTCGAGGCAGATGGTTGTCTATATCAATACAAGCGACTTCCATTCGGTGTCACCAATGGAGTTTCGGCTTTTCAACGTGTTATTGATCGCTTTATAGCTCGCCACCAACTCAAGAAAGTATATGCTTATTTAGATGACATTACAGTGACTGGGTCAACGTTACAGGAACATGATAAAAACCTAAACGCTTTATTACATGCAGCTCAACAAGATAATCTTACTTTCAATGAAGATAAATCAAAGTTCCGTGTGACAACACTTGACTTGCTGGGATACCGCATATCATTTGGAAATATTCGACCAGATCCACATAGGCTTCAACCTCTTCTACAGTTGCCGCCACCAAAGAGCAGCAAGGAACTTAAACGAATAGTCGGTATGTTTGCCTATTATGCTCGATGGATACCGCAGTATTCTAAAAGTGCCGGGCCACTCTTACAGTGCCAAAGTTTCCCTCTAACAGCGGAAGCATTAAGGtcatttaatgaattaaaaagtAATCTTGTTAAAGCCAGTCTCGGTGCCATTCAAGATGATCTCCCCTTCGAAGTAGAAAGTGATGCATCCGATTATGCGATCGCTGCGATACTGTCTCAAAATGGGAGGCCAGTTGCATTTATGTCCAGAACGCTCAATTCCACGGAAAGACACTACCCCGCGGTGGAAAAGGAAGCAACGGCGATCGTCGAAGCTGTACGAAAATGGTCGCATTTTCTAAAAGGAAGATCGTTTTCCTTAATAACAGATCAGCGTTCCGTCGCCTTTATGTTTGATCAGAAGAACcgaggtaaaataaaaaattctaaattgCTTATGTGGAGACTTGAACTTAGTCAATATGACTATAAAATACGCCATAAGCCTGGGATAAGCAATGTAGCCCCGGACACATTCTCTCGTGTTTGTTCTCATGTAAATTCTCGACAAGACCTTTGCTTACTTCATAGAAGCTTGGGTCATCCAGGTTTTGCtcgtttttatcattttataaaaGGTCGTAATCTTCCATTTACCTCCGAAGAAACTAAGCAGGTGTGTCGCAGTTGCCAAACATGTGCGGAAGTCAAGCCACGTTTTTACAAACCTCAAGAAGGAACTTTGGTCAAGTCTATACAGCCATGGGAGAGGTTAAGTATAGATTTTAAAGGTCCAGTTAGAGGTAGAAATCCATACCTACTAATTGTGGTTGACGAATACAGTAGATATCCATTTGTTTTTCCCTGTAAAAGCCTCTCATCTACAGTTGTAATTGAGTGTTTGTCCCAACTTTTCTGTTTATTCGGTTTTCCTGCTTATATACACAGTGACAGAGGAGCATCGTTCGTGAGCAAAGAAACAAaagagtttttatttaaacgcaACATAGCTACCAGCACGTCAACCCCATATCATCCAAAAGGGAACTCTCAGTGTGAACGTATCAATCAGACAATATGGCGGACTATAAAACTAATGTTACACGACCAAAGTCACCGGGAGGATCAATGGGAAGATGTGTTACCCGAAGCTCTACATGCTGTTCGGTCACTATTATGTACCAGTACAAATTGCACTCCTCACGAAAGACTGTTTACCTTTTCGAGACGTTCCATGACCGGAACATCTATGCCAACATGGCTTCTCTCTCCGGGACAGGTGCTACTTCGACGGTACGTCCGTAGCAAAGGAGATCCATTATGTGATCAAGTGGAGCTACTAAATGCTAACAATTCCTATGCCAACATACGTCACAATGACGGCAGAGAGTCGACAGTCTCAACTTCGGACCTCGCCCCATGTCCGTCGCCAACACACAATAACTCCAACCAAGAAACTACCGGAGTCTCAACTTCGGACCTCGCCCCATGTCCGTCGCCAACACACAATAACTCCAACCAAGAAACTACCGGAGATTTTCAAGAGCCATTAAACGACAGCTGTCGGTCTGTTGAAGATTCAGACCAACCTCCAATTCGTCGATCAACTCGTACGCGAAAACCTCCAGTTCGGTACGGAGATTGGGCCTCTTAG